In the Bacteroidota bacterium genome, TACATCCCGAAAGCCCCGCTTAATCCCGATAATTATCGGGATGCGGGGGGATTAGTCCCTTTCTTTTGGACTATTATATATTGAGTTTCGGTATAAATTCATTAAGGTTATTATACCATTTCATCAAACAAAAAAGCCCACGATTAAATCATGGGCTTTTTAAATATTGGTATTAACGGATTATGGTTTTGGTTGCTGAGGTTGTACAACTGGTGAAGTAGGTTGTTGCGGAGCTGTTTCTACAAAACCTTTCAAGGTAAGAGCTACAGAAGATGTTTTGCCGTTTGAAGTGACAGTAACAACTTTGTTGAACACACCAGGACGGCCTTGCGAGTTAAAAGTAGCGGTGATAACGGCTGTTTTGCCAGGAGCAATAGCTTCTTTAGGCCAAGTAGGTGTGGTGCAACCGCAAGAGGCTTGTACATTTGAAAGTATCAAAGGCTCTTTGCCGGTGTTTTTAAATTTGAACTCGTAGGTAGCAAGCGTGCCTTCTTTAATGTTACCAAAATCGTGAAGCGTTTCTTCAAATTGGATGTCGGCTTGATTAGGATTAGCTGCCACTGGTGCTGGAGTTTGTTGTGCGTTAACGCCCATTATCATGGCGAAAGCAAATGTAGCGGATAGAATAACTTTTTTCATTTTATATTTATTTTAATTTTAAGTGCGACAAATTTAATCCAATTATTGTACCAAAAAAATAGTTTGCAAAAAAATCTTGACTTAGCGTTTGAACTATTTTTCAGGATTAATTTACTATTGGTTTACGTTACCTGTTATATAAATTAGTTTCGTAGGTTGCGATTTTGAATTGGAAATAATTGTAACCGCTTTCGAAATACCACCTATCCTTCCTTGTGTATGATACACTACTTTAATGCCGGCTGTTGCTCCTGGTGCAATGGGGTCTTTCGGTGCTTCGGGGGCGGTACACCCGCATGGAGCAGTAACACCGGAGATAATCAAGGGTGAGTTACCTATATTTTTAAATTTGAATTCGTACATCACATCTGGTCCATTGGGTACATTGCCAAAGTCGTGGGTTTCTTTTTCAAAAGAAAACTCTGCAAAAGGCTCGGCAGGGGGTGCTGGCGGCACTTCCACTTTAGGCTCTTTTTTCTTTTTAAACAATCTCCAGCGGTGCGACTTCTCTGTTTTCTTTGCTGGAGGCTCTTGAGCTAATGCTTGGTTACTGATGCCCAAGGCTATCAAAAAAGTCAATGAATAAATAATTTTTTTCATATATATAAGTAATTTTTTTCTATTTACCAATCACCATGCCAAATGTTTTAGAATGATGAAAGAACATTGGCAAAGATATACCTGCACTACAATAAATCAAAATCATTCCCTGACGTGGAGCAACAAATCATTCTCCGCCGCGGCGGAACAAATCATCAAATCATAAATTAATACGCCCACTTAATCCAAATGGCTCCCCAAGTAAAGCCACCTCCGAAAGCCGATAACACTATATTATCACCTTTCTTCAATTTGTCTTCCCATTCCCACAAACAGAGGGGCAGCGTACCATTTGTGGTATTGCCAAAACGTTCAATATTCAACATCACTTTGCTGCTATCAATGCCCATACGTTCGGCAGTTGCATCTATAATTCTTTTGTTGGCTTGGTGTGGCACTAGCCAAGCTATATCATCGGCCACCAAATTATTGCGGTCCATTATTTCTCTGCTCACCTCGGCCATATTGGTCACCGCAAATTTGAAAACCGTCTTCCCTTCTTGATATACATAATGTTCGCGTGCATCAATTGTTTCATGGCTTGGTGGTTTTAAGGAACCTCCTGCTTTTTGGTGAAGGAACTCCCGCCCACTTCCATCTACACGTAGTATACTATCCATAATACCAAGTCCCTCTGTATTGGGCTCAAGCAATACTGCTCCCATTCCGTCGCCAAATATGATACAGGTATTACGCTCGGTATAATCTATAATAGACGACATTTTATCGCCGCCTACTACTACCACTTTTTTGTACTTGCCACTCAATATCATATTGTTGGCGGTTTCCAATCCGAATAAAAAACCAGAGCACGCAGCACCCAAATCGTAGGCCCACGCATTTTTGGCTCCAATCTTATCACATATAATGCAAGCTGTGGCAGGAAATACCATATCTCCGGTAATAGTGCAACAAATCAATAAATCTATTTCTTCGGCACTGATGCCCCGTTTCTTTAGCAAACCATTGATGGCCTCAACACCCATGTCACTGGTCGCTTTGCCAGGCTCGTTTAATATATGTCGTTCTTTAATACCTGTACGGGCCATAATCCACTCATCCGAAGTATCAACCATCTTTTCCAACTCTTCGTTGGTAAGTATATAATCGGGCACATAACCATGTACCGCTGTAATTGCTGCTGTAATTCCCATTCCTAGTTCTTAAAAATATAAAGACGGTGCAATATTCACCATTATTTTTGGGAATGTGAAACACAAAATTTTATAATTTCCCACCATTTGTTAAATTATTGAATGGTTTTAAGACATTTGTTCTTTGCTTTGCAGCTTCATTCATTATATAATATGCAAACAAATTATTGGACAGGGATACAACAGATAGGCATCGGCATTAAAAACGTTACAGAAGCTTCTCGCTGGTACCGTGATCATTTTGGTTTTACGGCTCAGGTTTTTGATGATGCTGGCGAGGCTGCTCTCATGCTGCCTTATACAAAAAATGAAGTGCGTTCTCGCAGAGCTATACTTTCATTGAACATGGCAGGCGGTGGTGGTTTTGAAATTTGGCAGTACACCAGTCGTGTGCCTGTGGAACCTGCAAAACCAATACGATTGGGCAACTTGGGAATATATGCTCCCAAACTAAAATGCCCCGATGTGCAAAAGGCCTACGCTTTTTTGAAAAGCAAAAATGTAAAAGTAGCAGAACCGACTGAAAACCCCAATGGAGAATTTACTTTTTGGGCTTGGGACTTATATAATAATCCTTTTAATTTGGCAAGTTCTAAAGATTGGTTTCAAAACGCAAAGCACCCGATTGGTGGAATTTGCGGTGCGGTAATTGGTGTTTCTGATATGGAGAAATCCATCAAGTATTATAAAGAAGTCTTGGGTTTCGATCAAGAAATATATAATACTACTGGAAATTTTTCTGATTTGCCCGATTTGCAAAATGAAAATTTTGACCGTGTATTATTGAAAAAAAATAAACCATCTGTAGGTGCATTTAGCAGATTGCTGGGCGATACAGAAATAGAACTAATACAAGCCATAGATTATAAAGGAACAAAAATATTTGAAGGCCGTGATTGGGGCGATACAGGTTATATACATATATGTTTTGATGTGGTGGACATGAAAGGGCTCGAAGCACATTGTATAAAACACAATTCACCTTTTACAGTTGATAGCGGGGAAACCTTTGATATGGGCGATAGTGGCGGACGATTTAGTTATACAGAAGACCCCGACGGAACCTTGATAGAATTTGTAGAAACCCACAAAGTTCCGATTCTTAAAAAGTTAGGTCTATTTCTCAATCTCAAAAACAAACAACACAAACCTTTGGCCGATTGGATGGTACGTTTATTGGGTATTAGTAAAGTGAAATGAGGAAACTATATTATATATTGTTTGCTGTTTGTATTATGATATCATGCAGTGTGGTAAAACCTAAATTATATATCATACAGGGTCATGTAACCCACTCG is a window encoding:
- a CDS encoding VOC family protein, with protein sequence MQTNYWTGIQQIGIGIKNVTEASRWYRDHFGFTAQVFDDAGEAALMLPYTKNEVRSRRAILSLNMAGGGGFEIWQYTSRVPVEPAKPIRLGNLGIYAPKLKCPDVQKAYAFLKSKNVKVAEPTENPNGEFTFWAWDLYNNPFNLASSKDWFQNAKHPIGGICGAVIGVSDMEKSIKYYKEVLGFDQEIYNTTGNFSDLPDLQNENFDRVLLKKNKPSVGAFSRLLGDTEIELIQAIDYKGTKIFEGRDWGDTGYIHICFDVVDMKGLEAHCIKHNSPFTVDSGETFDMGDSGGRFSYTEDPDGTLIEFVETHKVPILKKLGLFLNLKNKQHKPLADWMVRLLGISKVK
- a CDS encoding beta-ketoacyl-ACP synthase III, translating into MGITAAITAVHGYVPDYILTNEELEKMVDTSDEWIMARTGIKERHILNEPGKATSDMGVEAINGLLKKRGISAEEIDLLICCTITGDMVFPATACIICDKIGAKNAWAYDLGAACSGFLFGLETANNMILSGKYKKVVVVGGDKMSSIIDYTERNTCIIFGDGMGAVLLEPNTEGLGIMDSILRVDGSGREFLHQKAGGSLKPPSHETIDAREHYVYQEGKTVFKFAVTNMAEVSREIMDRNNLVADDIAWLVPHQANKRIIDATAERMGIDSSKVMLNIERFGNTTNGTLPLCLWEWEDKLKKGDNIVLSAFGGGFTWGAIWIKWAY
- a CDS encoding DUF1573 domain-containing protein gives rise to the protein MKKVILSATFAFAMIMGVNAQQTPAPVAANPNQADIQFEETLHDFGNIKEGTLATYEFKFKNTGKEPLILSNVQASCGCTTPTWPKEAIAPGKTAVITATFNSQGRPGVFNKVVTVTSNGKTSSVALTLKGFVETAPQQPTSPVVQPQQPKP
- a CDS encoding DUF1573 domain-containing protein produces the protein MKKIIYSLTFLIALGISNQALAQEPPAKKTEKSHRWRLFKKKKEPKVEVPPAPPAEPFAEFSFEKETHDFGNVPNGPDVMYEFKFKNIGNSPLIISGVTAPCGCTAPEAPKDPIAPGATAGIKVVYHTQGRIGGISKAVTIISNSKSQPTKLIYITGNVNQ